In Rhodothermus marinus DSM 4252, a single genomic region encodes these proteins:
- the cas6 gene encoding CRISPR-associated endoribonuclease Cas6 — protein sequence MRLRLLLTPSCEPVPFTYPHRLAGVLHRWLGQNDWHDSLSLYSFGWLQGGRMGRGGLHFPKGAFWTLSFYEGEPVERLVRGIFRDPTVIAGMAVASVQTLPVPSFGQRAVFRVESPVVARRVRADGGRDYLTWEDEAADEVLTRVLRRKLVAAGLGHLAPQATIRFDRRYRGAKTKLVRIKGIDHRGSLCPVIVEGPPEAVQFAWLVGAGELTGCGFGALSEPVCRERPKRRAFQQMQA from the coding sequence ATGCGTTTACGACTGCTGTTGACGCCGTCCTGTGAGCCGGTGCCGTTCACCTATCCCCACCGGCTGGCGGGCGTGTTGCACCGCTGGCTGGGACAGAACGACTGGCACGATAGCCTGAGTCTCTACAGCTTCGGCTGGCTGCAGGGGGGACGCATGGGGAGAGGCGGTCTGCACTTCCCGAAGGGAGCGTTCTGGACGCTCAGTTTCTACGAGGGCGAGCCGGTGGAGCGGCTGGTGCGGGGAATTTTCCGGGACCCGACCGTGATTGCCGGGATGGCCGTGGCCAGCGTGCAGACGCTACCGGTACCTTCGTTCGGCCAGCGGGCCGTGTTTCGCGTGGAGAGTCCGGTCGTGGCGCGGCGCGTGCGCGCCGACGGCGGGCGGGACTACCTGACCTGGGAGGACGAGGCGGCCGACGAGGTGCTCACGCGCGTGCTGCGTCGCAAGCTGGTGGCGGCCGGGCTGGGCCATCTGGCGCCGCAGGCCACCATACGTTTCGATCGGCGCTACCGCGGAGCCAAGACCAAGCTTGTGCGCATCAAGGGGATCGACCACCGGGGCAGCCTGTGTCCGGTGATCGTCGAAGGACCGCCCGAGGCCGTGCAGTTTGCCTGGCTGGTGGGCGCGGGCGAGCTCACTGGCTGCGGCTTCGGCGCCCTGAGCGAGCCGGTGTGCAGGGAAAGACCGAAACGGCGAGCCTTTCAACAAATGCAGGCCTGA
- a CDS encoding helix-turn-helix transcriptional regulator, with amino-acid sequence MAERATGGCSLRGPQILRLQRLLEWLRSGRPLTTTRAARHFEVSRRTIASDIEYLRRLGVPVAYDRRRQTYYLEEPFTENLPLIALDRAELAAFLVARLALEAFGDTPDAALLEAAVERLAAHLPEPIHVDPDTLTRTLRFEMGPRPRTPLRYLDELRRAAAEQRVVHLHYYANYADALTERDVEPYAIVAHQSRWYLVAYCRLRQAMRDFRIDRIQHLKLREETFARRPDFDLEAYLGPAFGMHRDERTYAVHLRFSPYQARWIREEQWHPSQVLVERPDGSLDVHLQVTGLADVARWVLSYGAECEVVGPPVLRHRIASEARRMAERYGVGVYDRPSALRDAKNH; translated from the coding sequence ATGGCTGAACGAGCAACCGGAGGCTGTTCGCTTCGCGGGCCGCAGATCCTGCGGTTGCAGCGGCTGTTGGAGTGGCTGCGCAGCGGCCGTCCGCTGACCACCACGCGGGCGGCCCGGCACTTCGAGGTTTCCCGGCGCACGATCGCCAGCGACATCGAGTACCTGCGTCGGCTGGGCGTGCCGGTGGCCTATGATCGCCGTCGCCAGACGTATTACCTGGAGGAGCCTTTCACCGAAAACCTGCCGCTGATTGCGCTGGATCGGGCCGAGCTGGCGGCGTTTCTGGTGGCCCGGCTGGCGCTGGAGGCCTTTGGCGACACCCCGGACGCCGCTCTGCTGGAGGCGGCCGTCGAGCGACTGGCAGCGCATCTGCCCGAGCCCATTCACGTCGATCCCGACACGCTCACGCGTACGCTCCGCTTCGAGATGGGACCGCGGCCGCGCACGCCGCTGCGTTATCTGGACGAATTGCGTCGGGCGGCGGCCGAGCAGCGCGTGGTGCACCTGCACTACTATGCCAACTACGCGGACGCACTGACCGAGCGCGACGTGGAGCCCTATGCCATCGTGGCCCATCAGAGCCGCTGGTACCTGGTGGCCTACTGTCGGCTGCGGCAGGCCATGCGCGACTTTCGTATCGACCGTATCCAGCATCTAAAGCTGCGCGAGGAGACCTTCGCGCGGCGGCCGGACTTCGACCTGGAGGCCTACCTGGGGCCGGCCTTCGGTATGCACCGGGACGAGCGCACCTATGCCGTCCACCTGCGCTTTTCGCCCTATCAGGCCCGCTGGATCCGGGAGGAGCAGTGGCATCCGAGCCAGGTGCTCGTGGAGCGTCCGGACGGCTCGCTGGACGTGCACCTGCAGGTGACCGGCCTGGCCGACGTGGCGCGCTGGGTGCTCAGCTACGGAGCCGAATGCGAGGTGGTCGGCCCGCCTGTGCTGCGCCATCGCATCGCCAGCGAAGCCCGGCGCATGGCCGAACGCTACGGTGTCGGGGTGTACGATCGACCTTCAGCTTTACGCGACGCGAAGAACCACTGA
- a CDS encoding nucleotidyltransferase family protein, which translates to MPTALELRGEGWRPYLSAAKRRVAERHEILAGCEERDALIDRARSVAQALKVRFGVRRVVLLGSLAHGAWFAPDSDVDLAVEGLHAADYWAAWRLAEEMIADRPVDLIEMERVGSALRRAIERYGIEL; encoded by the coding sequence ATGCCTACCGCACTGGAATTGAGAGGAGAGGGATGGAGACCCTACTTGAGCGCAGCAAAGCGTCGGGTTGCAGAACGGCATGAAATACTGGCCGGGTGCGAAGAACGGGATGCGCTGATTGATCGGGCTCGGTCGGTAGCGCAGGCGTTGAAGGTGCGCTTTGGCGTTCGGCGTGTGGTACTTTTAGGCTCGCTGGCCCATGGTGCCTGGTTTGCACCGGATTCTGATGTGGACCTGGCGGTGGAAGGGTTGCATGCCGCAGATTACTGGGCAGCCTGGCGATTGGCCGAGGAGATGATTGCTGACAGGCCGGTCGATCTGATCGAAATGGAACGGGTCGGTAGCGCACTACGCCGAGCTATTGAACGCTATGGCATCGAGCTGTGA
- a CDS encoding Na+/H+ antiporter NhaC family protein, whose product MRVRILACAIWLHCGLVLGAVAQPQLQVPDPVLKGLPFAVTVEGLAPDSGYVLRVEGRTYALTPENGVLRADSVRVARSGRVPIVLERGGQVVARAEARALPGWTSVLPPLLAILIALLFRRVVPALFLGIWLGAWLAADVSLSGLWQGLLDSFDVYVRNALADPDHAAIVLFSLMIGGMVGIISKNGGMQGVVNRIIRWAGDPRRGQLAATVLGLLIFFDDYANTLVVGNTMRPVTDRLRISREKLAYIVDSTAAPVACLAFVTTWIGYEVGLVGTAVAQIPGYDESAYSIFLNSIPYSFYPWLALLFVFAVAWTQRDFGPMYRAELRARTTGQVLGPDARIDEAAAEGREFRPPDDKPHRARNALIPILVLFVSVLGGLYATGEGETLRDIIGSADSYRALMWGSLLGVLSAAALSIGQRILTLDETMEAWYAGLRSMFFAMIILLLAWALSSITEELRTAQYLSSVLSERLAPGLVPALVFVLAAATAFATGTSWGTMGILLPLVVPLAWHVLAASGLHTETEYHHIIYSTVSAVLAGAVWGDHCSPISDTTILSSMASGCDHIEHVRTQLPYALFVGIVAVLLGTLPTGFGWPWWLSMGLSAAVLLLGLRLLGKKVPGAAEPVAE is encoded by the coding sequence ATGCGCGTTCGGATCCTTGCCTGTGCGATCTGGCTGCATTGCGGGCTTGTGCTGGGGGCGGTAGCCCAGCCGCAGCTTCAGGTGCCCGATCCCGTACTGAAGGGCCTGCCTTTCGCCGTGACCGTCGAGGGCCTGGCCCCGGACAGTGGCTACGTGCTGCGTGTGGAAGGGCGGACGTACGCGCTGACCCCGGAAAACGGCGTGCTCCGGGCCGACAGCGTACGGGTCGCGCGCAGCGGCCGCGTGCCGATCGTGCTGGAACGGGGCGGACAGGTGGTGGCCCGGGCCGAGGCGCGGGCGCTGCCGGGCTGGACGTCGGTGCTGCCGCCGCTGCTGGCGATCCTGATTGCGCTGCTTTTCCGGCGCGTGGTGCCCGCGCTGTTTCTGGGCATCTGGCTGGGGGCGTGGCTGGCCGCCGACGTCTCGCTCTCGGGCCTGTGGCAGGGGTTGCTCGATTCGTTCGACGTGTACGTCCGCAACGCGCTGGCCGACCCGGACCATGCCGCCATCGTGCTGTTTTCGCTGATGATCGGCGGTATGGTGGGCATCATCTCGAAAAACGGCGGCATGCAGGGCGTGGTCAACCGCATCATCCGCTGGGCCGGCGACCCGCGACGCGGTCAACTGGCCGCCACCGTGCTGGGACTGCTCATTTTCTTCGACGACTACGCGAACACGCTCGTGGTCGGCAACACGATGCGACCCGTCACGGACCGACTGCGCATCTCCCGCGAAAAGCTGGCCTACATCGTCGATTCGACGGCCGCGCCGGTGGCCTGCCTGGCCTTTGTGACCACCTGGATCGGCTACGAAGTGGGTCTGGTCGGAACGGCCGTGGCCCAGATCCCCGGCTATGACGAAAGCGCCTACTCGATCTTCCTGAACTCCATTCCCTACAGCTTCTATCCCTGGCTGGCGCTCCTGTTTGTGTTTGCCGTGGCCTGGACGCAGCGCGACTTCGGGCCGATGTACCGGGCCGAGCTGCGGGCCCGCACGACGGGCCAGGTGCTGGGGCCCGACGCCCGCATCGACGAAGCGGCCGCCGAGGGCCGGGAGTTTCGTCCGCCGGACGACAAGCCGCACCGCGCCCGCAACGCGCTCATTCCGATTCTGGTGCTGTTCGTCTCGGTGCTGGGCGGGCTGTACGCGACGGGCGAGGGCGAGACGCTCCGGGACATCATCGGTAGCGCCGATTCTTACCGGGCGCTCATGTGGGGCTCGCTGCTGGGCGTGCTGTCGGCTGCGGCGCTCTCGATCGGCCAGCGGATCCTGACGCTCGACGAGACGATGGAGGCCTGGTATGCCGGGCTGCGCTCCATGTTTTTTGCCATGATCATTCTGCTGCTGGCCTGGGCGCTTTCGTCGATTACCGAGGAGCTGCGCACGGCGCAGTACCTGTCGTCGGTGCTCAGCGAGCGGCTGGCGCCGGGGCTGGTGCCGGCGCTCGTGTTCGTGCTGGCGGCGGCCACCGCTTTCGCCACGGGTACGAGCTGGGGCACGATGGGCATCCTGCTACCGCTGGTGGTGCCGCTGGCCTGGCATGTGCTGGCGGCCAGCGGGCTGCACACCGAGACCGAGTATCACCATATCATCTACTCGACGGTCTCGGCCGTGCTGGCCGGAGCCGTCTGGGGCGATCACTGCTCGCCGATCTCTGATACGACAATCCTGTCGTCGATGGCTTCCGGCTGCGACCATATCGAGCACGTGCGCACGCAGCTCCCCTATGCGCTTTTCGTGGGGATCGTGGCGGTGCTGCTGGGCACGCTGCCGACCGGCTTCGGCTGGCCCTGGTGGCTTTCCATGGGGCTTTCGGCCGCCGTACTGCTGCTCGGGCTGCGCCTGCTCGGCAAAAAGGTGCCGGGCGCGGCCGAGCCGGTGGCGGAGTAA
- the upp gene encoding uracil phosphoribosyltransferase — MSTLIVVDHPLLKRDLTLLRRRETTHGQFRQIVAEAAAILAYEALRDLAVEPIPIETPLEPTTGYRLAEEIVVVPILRAGLGMVDGFVRFVPEARIGHLGMQRDERTKQPVDYYSNIPGGIESARVFVVDPMLATGGSAVQAIHHLKAHGARRFTFVCLIAAPEGIRALQEAHPDVRIVTAAVDRGLDENAFIRPGLGDAGDRIFGTGG, encoded by the coding sequence ATGAGCACGCTCATCGTTGTCGATCATCCGCTGCTCAAACGCGACCTGACGCTGCTCCGGCGGCGGGAGACCACGCACGGGCAGTTCCGGCAGATCGTGGCCGAGGCAGCGGCCATCCTGGCCTACGAGGCGCTGCGCGACCTGGCCGTCGAGCCGATCCCCATCGAAACGCCCCTGGAGCCCACCACCGGCTACCGGCTGGCCGAAGAGATCGTGGTGGTGCCCATCCTGCGGGCCGGCCTGGGCATGGTGGACGGCTTCGTGCGCTTTGTGCCGGAGGCCCGCATCGGCCACCTGGGCATGCAGCGCGACGAGCGCACCAAGCAGCCCGTCGATTACTACAGCAACATTCCCGGCGGAATCGAGTCCGCCCGCGTGTTCGTGGTCGATCCCATGCTGGCCACGGGCGGCAGCGCCGTGCAGGCCATTCATCACCTGAAGGCACACGGCGCCCGGCGCTTTACGTTCGTCTGCCTGATCGCCGCGCCGGAAGGCATTCGGGCGCTGCAGGAAGCGCACCCGGACGTGCGCATCGTCACGGCCGCCGTGGACCGGGGGCTCGACGAGAACGCCTTCATCCGGCCCGGACTGGGCGACGCCGGCGACCGCATCTTCGGAACCGGAGGATAG
- a CDS encoding alanine/glycine:cation symporter family protein codes for MELFSHIIGQINSFLAPILVIGLLGAGLFLTLRLRFIQLRKLAHGFAVASGKYDNPDEPGDVSHFQALTTALSATVGIGNIAGVAIAIHVGGPGALFWMWVTAFLGMATKYSEVTLALHYRVPVESDGKVWAGSVAGGPMYYIEKGLGWKPVAVFFAFMLMITSFMTGNAVQANTIATQVRDTFGIEPWITGLITAIVVGLVIIGGIRRIGAVTGVLAPLMAGLYVTGALLIIFANLEHVLPAFGTIFREAFNPTAGVAGTGMGMLLTTLTYGVQRGLFSNEAGQGSAPIAHSAAKTDEPVSEGVVALLEPFIDTLVICTMTGLVIVITDVWNDRVPTTLPLRDVNITYVTGNDELGYTRVATPDSVRYVDGRPAEGQPQLAYFEVGVPRLFVDEAQTQPFTGTIYPLQAQARSDDGQVYTRLYGDAVRSSAPLTTLGFERGLSELGLGGLGRYIVLLSVLLFAISTAISWSYYGDRCAYYLFGTRGILPYKVVFLIMHFLGAVVAVTTIWDVGDVALSLVTLPNVISLVLLSGTLKKITDSYFERQPWKEDYEAHRRWVEERRRKKQEAQQQKP; via the coding sequence ATGGAGCTTTTCAGCCACATAATCGGACAGATCAACAGCTTTCTGGCGCCGATTCTGGTGATCGGACTGCTGGGCGCCGGGCTGTTTCTGACGTTGCGGCTTCGTTTCATTCAACTCCGTAAGCTGGCGCACGGCTTTGCCGTGGCTTCCGGGAAGTACGACAATCCGGATGAACCCGGAGACGTCTCGCACTTTCAGGCGCTGACCACGGCGCTTTCGGCCACGGTGGGCATCGGAAACATCGCGGGCGTGGCCATCGCCATTCACGTGGGCGGGCCGGGCGCGCTGTTCTGGATGTGGGTGACGGCTTTCCTGGGCATGGCCACCAAGTACAGCGAGGTGACGCTCGCGCTGCACTACCGCGTGCCCGTCGAGTCGGACGGCAAGGTGTGGGCCGGTTCGGTGGCCGGCGGCCCCATGTACTACATCGAAAAAGGGCTGGGGTGGAAGCCGGTGGCCGTCTTTTTTGCCTTCATGCTCATGATCACGTCGTTCATGACGGGCAATGCGGTGCAGGCCAACACGATCGCCACGCAGGTGCGCGATACTTTTGGGATTGAGCCCTGGATCACTGGCTTGATTACGGCGATCGTCGTTGGGCTGGTCATCATCGGCGGCATCCGTCGCATCGGCGCCGTGACGGGCGTGCTGGCGCCCCTGATGGCCGGGCTCTACGTGACCGGTGCGCTTTTGATCATCTTTGCCAATCTGGAGCATGTGCTGCCGGCGTTCGGGACGATCTTCCGCGAGGCCTTCAATCCGACGGCCGGGGTGGCCGGCACCGGCATGGGGATGTTGCTGACCACGCTCACCTATGGCGTGCAACGCGGACTGTTCTCGAACGAAGCCGGTCAGGGCTCGGCTCCGATCGCGCATTCGGCCGCCAAGACCGACGAGCCGGTCTCCGAGGGCGTGGTAGCGCTGCTGGAGCCGTTCATCGATACGCTGGTCATCTGTACGATGACCGGGCTGGTGATCGTGATCACGGACGTCTGGAACGACCGCGTGCCCACCACGCTGCCCCTGCGCGATGTGAACATCACCTACGTGACGGGCAACGACGAGCTCGGCTACACGCGCGTGGCTACGCCCGACTCGGTGCGGTACGTGGACGGGCGCCCGGCCGAAGGCCAGCCCCAACTGGCCTACTTCGAGGTGGGCGTGCCCCGGCTGTTCGTCGATGAGGCGCAGACGCAGCCCTTTACGGGTACGATCTATCCGCTGCAGGCGCAGGCCCGAAGCGACGACGGCCAGGTTTACACGCGCCTTTATGGCGATGCGGTGCGCAGCAGTGCGCCGCTGACCACGCTGGGCTTCGAGCGCGGACTCTCGGAACTGGGGCTCGGAGGACTGGGCCGCTATATCGTGCTGCTGAGCGTGCTGCTGTTTGCCATCTCGACGGCCATCTCCTGGAGCTACTATGGCGACCGGTGCGCCTACTATCTGTTCGGCACCAGAGGCATCCTGCCCTACAAGGTCGTTTTCCTGATCATGCACTTTCTGGGGGCTGTGGTGGCCGTCACGACGATCTGGGATGTGGGCGACGTGGCGCTGTCGCTGGTGACGCTCCCGAACGTGATCTCGCTGGTGCTGCTTTCTGGCACGCTCAAAAAAATCACGGATAGCTATTTCGAGCGGCAGCCCTGGAAAGAAGACTACGAAGCGCACCGGCGCTGGGTGGAGGAACGCCGTCGGAAGAAGCAGGAAGCGCAGCAACAGAAGCCATGA
- a CDS encoding cell division ATP-binding protein FtsE, producing the protein MIVFRNVSISYPLPGGQRRPVFENLSFEIQRGEHVYLIGPTGSGKTTLMRLIYMDLLPESGYCQVGDYRSDRIKPAEIPYLRRTLGVVFQDFQLLPDRNVYENVAFALYVTGKRGAEVKTRVLQALTLVGLSHKRRRYPHELSGGEQQRVVIARAIVNDPWILLADEPTGNLDPRVADEIMELLLNLHRQGMTLLMATHDYRLVKKYPARTLAILNGQLVEVDPRTL; encoded by the coding sequence GTGATTGTCTTTCGAAACGTCAGCATTTCGTACCCGTTGCCGGGCGGCCAGCGGCGCCCGGTGTTCGAGAATCTTTCGTTTGAAATTCAACGGGGGGAGCACGTCTATCTGATCGGCCCGACCGGCAGCGGTAAGACCACGCTCATGCGGCTCATTTACATGGATCTGCTGCCGGAGTCGGGCTACTGTCAGGTGGGGGATTATCGCTCCGATCGGATCAAGCCGGCCGAGATTCCCTACCTGCGTCGCACGCTGGGCGTGGTGTTTCAGGATTTCCAGCTCCTGCCCGATCGCAACGTGTACGAGAACGTGGCCTTTGCGCTGTACGTGACGGGAAAGCGCGGGGCCGAAGTGAAAACCCGGGTGCTGCAGGCGCTGACGCTGGTGGGATTGAGCCACAAGCGGCGGCGCTATCCGCACGAGCTTTCCGGCGGCGAGCAGCAGCGCGTGGTGATCGCCCGGGCCATCGTCAACGATCCCTGGATTCTGCTGGCCGACGAGCCCACGGGCAACCTGGACCCGCGCGTGGCCGACGAGATCATGGAGCTGCTCCTGAACCTGCACCGCCAGGGGATGACGCTGCTCATGGCCACGCACGATTATCGTCTGGTCAAGAAATATCCGGCGCGGACGCTGGCCATCCTGAACGGGCAGCTCGTCGAAGTCGATCCGCGCACGCTCTGA
- a CDS encoding class I SAM-dependent DNA methyltransferase has protein sequence MSAGIRVQEVVPYSLLARGYDQVMDYVDYEAWARYVHRLIRRFCPEAQTVLELGCGTGSLALALQPLGPYRYRASDRSAAMLAVAREKAARAGSSVVFEQADFSDYRVAEPVDVVLLLFDGLNYLLEPEGVRALFRCTWQALRPGGVFIFDQSTPMNSLEHEADFDDAGETDAFRYVRRSYYDPERRLHTTIFELEVDGKVYRERHLERAYTLEEIRAWLRAEGFRIEAAYDNFSLRPATARSERIHWVVRRPDQPQARP, from the coding sequence ATGAGTGCGGGCATTCGCGTGCAGGAGGTCGTGCCCTACAGCCTGCTGGCGCGCGGGTACGATCAGGTGATGGATTACGTCGATTACGAAGCCTGGGCCCGCTACGTGCATCGTCTGATCCGGCGCTTCTGTCCCGAAGCGCAGACGGTGCTCGAACTCGGGTGCGGGACCGGTTCGCTGGCCCTGGCGCTGCAGCCGCTGGGACCTTACCGCTATCGGGCCAGCGATCGCTCGGCGGCCATGCTGGCGGTGGCCCGTGAGAAGGCCGCCCGCGCGGGCAGCTCTGTCGTGTTCGAGCAGGCCGATTTCTCCGACTACCGCGTGGCCGAGCCGGTGGACGTGGTGCTGCTCCTTTTCGACGGACTCAACTACCTGCTGGAGCCCGAAGGTGTCCGGGCGCTGTTCCGGTGCACGTGGCAGGCGCTGCGGCCCGGCGGCGTGTTTATCTTCGACCAGAGCACGCCGATGAATTCCCTGGAGCACGAGGCCGACTTCGACGACGCGGGCGAAACCGACGCCTTTCGCTACGTGCGCCGGAGTTACTACGATCCGGAGCGTCGACTGCATACCACGATCTTCGAGCTGGAAGTGGACGGGAAGGTGTATCGGGAGCGACACCTGGAGCGGGCCTACACGCTGGAGGAGATCCGCGCATGGCTGCGGGCCGAGGGCTTTCGGATCGAAGCGGCCTACGATAATTTTTCGCTCCGTCCGGCTACGGCGCGCTCGGAGCGCATTCACTGGGTGGTTCGTCGTCCTGATCAGCCACAAGCACGGCCGTGA
- the pdxA gene encoding 4-hydroxythreonine-4-phosphate dehydrogenase PdxA: MSIDLESRKPVRPRPRIAITLGDPNGVGPEIVLKCLSDSRLMKFFDPIIVGSAEVLRKHAEVLELPLPELQVVGDVPERITPERLVVVDVTGGKAPEVEFGKITAEGGKLAMESVRRAVQLCLDGKADAMVTAPISKEAISLAGYREPGHTEFIARLTGTRRYTMMMVSDDLRIGLVTGHIPIWDVPKRVTRQAILETIEIIHESLIQDFGIDRPKIAVLGLNPHAGDGGVLGREENETIIPALEEARRRGYLVFGPFPADSFFGIGAYRLYDAVVAMYHDQGLIPFKTLAFESGVNYTAGLPIVRTSPDHGTAYNIAGQGKASPGSMRSAIYLAIDIARRRKERQQAAAATSSSAAAS; this comes from the coding sequence ATGTCGATAGATCTGGAAAGCAGAAAGCCGGTGCGGCCGCGCCCGCGGATTGCCATCACGCTGGGCGATCCGAACGGCGTCGGCCCCGAGATCGTGCTGAAGTGCCTGTCGGATTCCCGTCTGATGAAATTTTTCGATCCGATCATCGTCGGATCGGCCGAAGTGCTCCGCAAACACGCGGAGGTGCTGGAGCTGCCGCTTCCCGAGTTGCAGGTGGTCGGCGACGTGCCTGAGCGGATCACCCCGGAGCGGCTGGTCGTGGTGGACGTGACCGGGGGGAAGGCGCCCGAAGTGGAATTTGGCAAAATCACGGCGGAAGGCGGGAAGCTGGCGATGGAGTCCGTGCGCCGGGCCGTGCAGCTCTGCCTGGACGGAAAAGCCGACGCCATGGTGACGGCGCCCATCTCGAAAGAGGCGATCTCGCTGGCCGGCTACCGGGAGCCCGGGCATACCGAATTTATCGCGCGGCTGACGGGCACCCGGCGCTACACGATGATGATGGTATCGGACGATCTGCGCATCGGGCTGGTGACCGGCCACATCCCGATCTGGGACGTGCCGAAACGGGTGACCCGCCAGGCCATTCTGGAAACAATCGAGATCATTCACGAGAGCCTGATTCAGGATTTCGGGATCGACCGGCCCAAAATCGCGGTGCTCGGGCTGAACCCGCATGCCGGCGATGGGGGTGTGCTGGGCCGCGAAGAGAACGAGACGATCATCCCGGCGCTCGAAGAGGCTCGTCGGCGAGGTTATCTGGTCTTCGGACCGTTTCCGGCCGACAGCTTCTTCGGCATTGGCGCCTACCGGCTCTACGACGCCGTGGTGGCCATGTATCACGACCAGGGCCTGATTCCGTTCAAGACGCTGGCCTTCGAGAGCGGCGTCAACTACACGGCCGGACTACCCATCGTGCGCACGTCGCCCGACCACGGCACGGCCTACAACATCGCCGGCCAGGGTAAGGCGTCGCCGGGGAGTATGCGGAGCGCGATCTATCTGGCCATCGACATCGCCCGCCGTCGCAAGGAACGGCAACAGGCAGCGGCGGCGACTTCTTCTTCGGCAGCGGCGTCATGA
- a CDS encoding NAD-dependent protein deacetylase, giving the protein MHPERLQQLVDLLRGRRLAVLTGAGCSTESGIPDYRGEGTRRRARNPIQYRAFVTDAAVRARYWARSTLGWPRFAKARPNPGHYALARLEQAGLLVGLITQNVDRLHHRAGSRRVLELHGSLATVRCLTCGHAIDRDAFQQWLLELNPGWSAHAAELAPDGDADLPDELTTRFRVPDCPRCGGILKPDVVFFGENVPRERVEAARRIVAAADVLLVAGSSLAVYSGYRFVLEAARQRKPIALVNLGPTRGDALATLRLEGRTGEVLPRLAAALTGRAFPERHVTEGLRRAG; this is encoded by the coding sequence ATGCACCCGGAACGCCTGCAACAACTCGTGGACCTGCTCCGCGGCCGGCGGCTTGCCGTGCTCACCGGGGCCGGTTGCAGCACCGAGTCGGGCATTCCCGACTACCGGGGCGAAGGTACGCGCCGCCGCGCCCGCAATCCGATCCAGTACCGGGCATTCGTGACCGACGCGGCCGTACGCGCCCGCTACTGGGCCCGGAGCACGCTGGGCTGGCCGCGCTTTGCCAAGGCCCGCCCCAACCCCGGCCATTACGCACTGGCCCGGCTCGAGCAGGCCGGCTTGCTGGTGGGACTCATCACGCAGAACGTGGACCGGCTGCACCACCGGGCCGGCAGCCGCCGCGTGCTCGAACTGCACGGCAGCCTGGCCACCGTACGATGCCTGACGTGCGGCCATGCCATCGACCGGGACGCCTTCCAGCAATGGCTGCTGGAACTGAACCCCGGCTGGAGCGCACATGCGGCCGAACTCGCCCCCGACGGCGACGCCGATTTGCCCGACGAACTCACCACCCGCTTCCGCGTGCCCGACTGTCCCCGCTGCGGCGGCATCCTCAAACCTGACGTGGTGTTTTTCGGCGAAAACGTGCCGCGCGAGCGCGTCGAGGCCGCGCGCCGGATCGTGGCGGCGGCCGACGTGCTGCTGGTGGCCGGCTCGTCGCTGGCCGTCTATTCGGGCTATCGGTTCGTGCTCGAAGCCGCCCGTCAGCGTAAGCCCATCGCCCTCGTCAATCTGGGTCCCACGCGGGGCGACGCCCTCGCCACGCTCCGCCTCGAAGGCCGCACAGGCGAAGTGCTCCCCCGTCTGGCTGCGGCACTCACCGGCCGGGCATTTCCCGAACGCCACGTTACGGAAGGCTTACGACGCGCCGGATAG
- a CDS encoding DUF99 family protein, translated as MTRRPHVLGIDDAPFERGKDAEVPIVGVMMEGATLVEGVAITRFPIDGEGATEFLAGWIQSLRWRPSLQAVVLGGITMAGLAVVDLEALSERLALPVLAVTRHDTADSELADALRAAGLKDRLAILERTPPAEPMGRGLYVAWAGADAFEARQLVQATLNKSRLPEPLRIAHLIGAALVRGQSRGRV; from the coding sequence ATGACGCGCAGACCTCATGTGCTGGGCATTGACGACGCCCCTTTCGAGCGGGGGAAGGACGCTGAGGTACCGATCGTGGGCGTGATGATGGAGGGGGCGACGCTCGTCGAGGGCGTGGCGATCACGCGGTTTCCGATCGACGGCGAAGGGGCGACGGAGTTTCTGGCCGGGTGGATTCAGTCGCTGCGCTGGCGGCCGTCGTTGCAGGCCGTCGTGCTGGGCGGCATCACGATGGCGGGGCTGGCCGTGGTGGATCTGGAGGCGCTCTCGGAGCGGCTGGCGCTGCCCGTGCTGGCCGTCACGCGCCACGATACGGCCGACAGTGAGCTGGCCGACGCGCTCCGGGCGGCCGGGCTGAAAGACCGGCTGGCCATCCTGGAGCGTACGCCGCCGGCCGAACCCATGGGGCGGGGGCTGTACGTGGCCTGGGCCGGCGCCGACGCCTTCGAGGCACGTCAGCTCGTGCAGGCCACGCTGAACAAGTCGCGTCTGCCCGAGCCGCTTCGCATTGCCCATCTGATCGGCGCCGCACTCGTCCGCGGCCAGTCGCGGGGACGGGTGTGA